Genomic window (Streptomyces sp. NBC_01431):
TCCGGGGCCCCTCGTCGGCCTCGGCGGCGCTCTGTTCCTGCTGTCCGACACCCTCATCGCCACCGGCGTCGCCCACTGGCCACAGCCGCCCCGGCCCGACCTCTGGGTCATGCTCACCTATCTCGCCGCGCAGGCGCTCCTTGCACAGGCGTACGGTGAGAAGTCCGGAAGTACCCCCTGACCGGCAAGGACCTGCACCATGCGCGCGACCGTCATCCACGCCCCCCACGACATCCGGGTCGAGGAGGTGCCGGACCCGACGGTGCGGATGTCCACCGATGCGGTCGTCCGCGTCCTGCGCGCCTGCATCTGCGGCAGCGACCTGTGGGCCTACCGCGGCGAGTCCGCGCGGCAGCCCGGACAGCGCATCGGCCACGAGTTCCTCGGCATCGTGGAGGAAACCGGTGCGGACGTGCGGCTGCGCAAGGGCGACCTCGTCGTCGCGCCCTTCGTCTGGTCCGACGGCACCTGTGACTTCTGCGCCGAGGGCCTGACCACCTCCTGCCCGCAGGGCGGGTTCTGGGGCTCGGTCGGCTCCGACGGCGGCCAGGGCGAGGCCGTCCGCGTCCCGTTCGCCGACGCCACCCTCGTCAAACTCCCCGCCGAAGCGGCCGGCGACGACCGCCTGCTGACCGCGCTGCTGGCCCTGTCCGACGTCATGGGCACCGGCCACCACGCGGCGGTCGGCGCGGGCGTCAAGCGCGGCTCGACCGTCGCCGTCGTCGGAGACGGCGCGGTCGGCCTGTGCGCGGTGCTCGCCGCCAAGCGGCTCGGCGCCGACCGCATCATCGCGCTCGGCCGCCACCAGGCCCGTACCGACATCGCCAAGCTCTTCGGCGCCACCGACGTCGTCGCCGAGCGCGGCGAGGCCGCCGTGGACGCGGTCCGCGAGCTGACCCGCGGCCAGGGCGCGCGCGCCGTCATCGAGGCGGTCGGCACCGAGCAGTCCATGCGGACCGCCGTCGAGATCACCCGCGACGGCGGCGCCATCGGCTACGTCGGCGTCCCGCACGGCAGCGGCACCGGACTCGACCTCGGCGTCATGTTCGACCGGAACATCGCGCTGCGCGGCGGCGTCGCCCCCGTGCGCACCTACATCCCCGAGCTCCTCGCCGACATCCTCAACGGCACCATCGACCCGTCCCCGGTCTTCGACCGCACGGTCGGCATCGAGGGCGTACCGGACGGCTACCGGGCGATGGACGAGCGCACCGCCCTCAAGGTCCTCGTCACGCTCTGACGTGCGCGAGGGGGCCGCCCGGCGACCGGGCGGCCCCCTCAACTCCCTTACTGCGTAACGGCGTTGAGGGCATCGGTGATGCCGGCCCCATAGAAGCCGTTGTAGGCGTTCGGGCCCTGGCAGACCGCGTCGGGCTTGCCGTCAGCGTCGATGTCGTACGGCGTGTTGCACGGCGTCCGGTCCGCCTGGAGCGCGAGCAGCGCCTTGATCTGCCACGCCGAGGCGTGCGGGTGCTCCGACTTCAGCAGCGCCGCCACGCCCACCACGTGCGGCGTCGCCATCGAGGTGCCGGCCATGTAGGCCCAGCCGCCGCCGGGGACCGGTCCGAGGATCAGCCCGCTGGTGGCCGGGGCCTGCGGCGGCTGGTACGTGGTCGAGTCGCCGCCCGGCGCGGCGATGTCGATGACGCCGAAACCGTAGTTGGAGAACGACGACTTCATGCCCTTGGCGCCGGTCGAGGCGACCGTCACCACACCCGGCAGCTCGGTCGGGATGTCGAGGCACTCACGCGGGTTGATCACCCGGCTGCCCGGCGTGCTGTCGTTCGGGCTCGACGGGTCCGTGATCGAGTCGGACGCGAGGTCGTAGTTCTCGTTGCCGGCCGCCGCCACGTTGACCGTGCCCTGGGACTCGGCGTACCTCGACGCCCGGGTGATCGCCTCCACCAGCGCCTTCTGGTCCGGGTCGTTCGTGCAGTTGAAGTACCAGGGGTCGGTGTAATAGCTGTTGTTCGTGACGTCGATGTGGTGCTCGGCCGCCCACATGAAGCCGCAGACCACGGCCTCCGTGTAGAAGAAGCTGCCGCCCTGTGTCGACACCTTGATGGCCGCGACCTTCACGCCGGGCGCCACCCCGGTGATGCCGACGCCGTTCTTGGCGCCCGCGATCTCGCCCGCCACATGGGTGCCGTGCGGGGAGCCGCCGGTGGCGAACGGGCGCCAGGCGCCCTGCGTGGTGTCCGGCTTGCCGGTGATGCAGCTGACCGACTTGGCGCGGTCGAAGTTCGGCGCGATGTCCGGGTGGGTGTCGTCGACGCCCGTGTCGATGACGCCGACGGTCACCTTGGAACTGCCGAGCGTCTTCTCGTGCGCCTTGTCCGCCTTGATCGCCTTCAGGTCCCACTGCAACGGCTCCAGCGGATCCTCGCCTGCCGCGGCCTTGGCGCCCGCCGCCTTCAGGTCCGCGGCGGTGAGGTTCTTCGGCGTGCCCACATCGGTCGTGGACTGCGCGGGCAGCGGCGCGGTCCGGGTCGCCCCCGCCGAATCGACGCCCTTGACCTTGCGGATCGCCGCCGCGAACCCCGCGTCGGCGGAGTGCGCCACGATCACCCCGATCCGGTCGTACGCCTGGACGACCGAGCCGCCCGCATCGGCGATCGCTCGCTGAATCCGATCCGAACCGCCTTGCTCCGGGCGGACGTTGACGATGTAGCTCAGCTCGGGCCCGGCCGTCTGCGCCGCCTTCGCGCGCACAAGACCGCCGGCGGTGGACACCGCTGAGGCCGTGCCGGGGAGCAGCGCGAGGGCGGTGGCGGTGGCGAGGCCTGCCGAGAGCGCGACAGCGCGGCGCGTACGGGAGATGTGCAACGTCATGGGGTCTCCATGGGGTTGGCGGAACTCTCGATGCGTACGGGTCTGATACGGGTCTGGACGAAGGCGGCACCGGGTCGCAGCGAGGCGCCGGGTGCCACCGGCGCGTGACCAGTGAAGCTATCGCCGATCATCTCGGCGGATCAACGACTTCCGCGGACTTCGCCAGGAATGCCGCCGATCCGGCCCGAATGGCTCCCGTACGGAGAAAAAACGGCCGGACTGAACCGAGACGCCATGCGCTCCGTGCCGTTGTCAGGGGGACCACATCACCAACCCCCACAGCGAGGTCCCCTTGTCCGGATTCTCAGTTCCCGCCTCACCCGCACCGCAAGGAGATGCCGTGGCCACCGACGCGCCGCCGCCCGAAGCCGGGACGGACCAACGCCGCCCCGCCCAGCCCAGCACCGAGACGTTCGCCGCGGTGCAGGAGAGCGCGGAATTCGGCGAACTCCGCCGCTCCCACCGTTCGTTCGCCTTCCCTCTGACCATCGGCTTCATCACCTGGTACCTGCTGTACGTGCTGCTGTCCAACTACGCGGGCGGCTTCATGGGTGCGAAGGTCATCGGCAACATCAACGTGGCCTTTGTCTTCGGCCTCGCCCAGTTCCTCACCACGTTCCTCATCGCCTGGTTCTACTCGCGGCACGCCGCGGCGAAGCTCGACCCCAAGGCCGAGGCCATCAAGTCCCGCATGGAGGCCGGCGCATGAGCCCCGCACTCGTCCCCCTCGCCGAAGCCGCCTCGACCACCGAGCACCGGCCGCTGATCATCACCCTGTTCGCGGTGTTCGTCGCCGCGACCCTCGCCATCACCGTCTGGGCCGGGCGCCAGACCAAGAGCGCCTCCGACTTCTACGCGGGCGGCCGCCAGTTCACCGCCTTCCAGAACGGCCTCGCGGTCTCCGGCGACTACATGTCCGCCGCGTCCTTCCTCGGCATCGCCGGAGCTATCGCGCTGTTCGGCTACGACGGCTTCCTGTACTCGATCGGCTTCCTGGTCGCGTGGTTGGTGGCGCTGCTCCTGGTCGCCGAGCCGCTGCGCAACTCCGGGCGCTACACGATGGGCGACGTCCTGGCCTACCGGATGCGCCAGCGCCCCGTGCGCACCGCCGCGGGCGCCTCCACCATCGTCGTGTCGATCTTCTACCTGCTCGCACAGATGGCGGGCGCGGGCGTGCTGGTCTCCCTGCTGCTCGGCATCACCACCGACGCGGGCAAGATCCTCATCGTCGCCCTGGTCGGTGTCCTCATGATCGTGTACGTCACCATCGGCGGCATGAAGGGCACCACCTGGGTCCAGATGGTCAAGGCGGTGCTGCTCATCGCGGGCGCGATCCTCATGACCTTCCTGGTGCTGCTCAAGTTCCACTTCAACATCTCCGACCTGCTCGGCTCGGCCGCCCAGAAGAGCGGCAAGGGCTCGGCGTTCCTGGAGCCCGGCCTGAAGTACGGCGTCAACGGCACGTCCAAACTGGACTTCATCTCGCTCGGCATCGCCCTCGTGCTGGGCACCGCCGGCCTGCCGCACATCCTGATCCGCTTCTACACGGTGCCCACCGCCAAGGCCGCGCGTAAGTCGGTGAACTGGGCGATCGGCATCATCGGCGCCTTCTACCTGATGACGATCGCGCTCGGCTTCGGTGCCGCCGCCCTCGTCGGGCCGGCCGCGATCAAGGCCCAGAACCCGGCGGGCAACACGGCCGCCCCGCAGCTCGCCGAGTACCTCGGCGGCGGTGTCGGCACCACCGGCGGCGCGACCCTGCTCGCCGTCATCTCGGCGGTCGCCTTCGCGACCATCCTCGCCGTGGTCGCCGGCCTGACCCTCGCCTCGTCCTCCTCCTTCGCGCACGACATCTACGCGAACGTCATCCGCAAGGGGAAGGCGACCGAGAAGGAGGAGATGGGGGCCGCCCGCTGGGCCACCGTCTTCATCGGCGCCGTCGCGATCGTGCTCGGCGCCTTCGCCCGCGACATGAACGTGGCCGGTCTGGTCGCGCTCGCCTTCGCCGTCGCGGCCTCCGCAAACCTGCCGACCATCCTCTACAGCCTGTTCTGGAAGCGCTTCACCACCCAGGGCGCACTGTGGTCGATCTACGGCGGCCTGTTCAGCTCGGTGTTCCTCGTCCTGTTCTCGCCGGTCGTCTCCGGCAACCCGAAGACGTCGATGTTCAAGGGCGTCGACTTCCACTGGTTCCCGCTGGAGAACCCGGGCCTCATCTCCATCCCGCTCGGCTTCCTGCTCGGCTGGATCGGTTCGCTGCTGTCCAAGGAGGAGCCCGACGCGGGCAAGTACGCCGAGCTGGAGGTCAAGTCCCTGACGGGCATCGGCGCCCACTGACGTAGAACCGCACGGTGGCCGACCGAGGCCGTGTCGTAGAGTCCTACGACACGGCCTCGCCGCACCTCGTGACAATCGGCCCCACCCGTTGTCACACGTCTCGCGTAGGCTCGGTGTATACGCAAGCCGAAGCATTCAGGCCGAAGCATTCGCGACAGCGTTTCCGAGACACGGGAGGGGGCCCACAGTGCTCATCGACACATACGGCCGTGTAGCCACCGACCTGCGTGTTTCGCTCACGGACCGGTGCAATCTGCGGTGTACGTACTGTATGCCCGAAGAGGGCCTGCAGTGGCTCGCCAAGCCCGATCTGCTCAGCGACGACGAGATCGTCCGCCTGATCCGCATCGCCGTCACCGATCTCGGTGTCACCGAAGTCCGCTTCACCGGCGGCGAGCCCTTGCTGCGCCCCGGCATCGTGGGCATCGTGGAGCGCTGTGCCGCCCTGGAGCCGCGCCCCCAGATGTCGATCACCACCAACGGCATCGGCCTCAAGCGCACCGCGGCCGCGCTGAAGGCGGCCGGGCTCGACCGGGTCAACGTCTCGCTGGACACCCTGCGTCCCGACGTCTTCAGGACACTGACCCGCCGCGACCGGCACAAGGACGTCATCGAGGGCATGGAGGCCGCCCGCGCGGCCGGCCTCACCCCGGTCAAGGTCAACACCGTCCTGATGCCCGGTCTCAACGACGACGAGGCCCCCGACCTGCTGGCCTGGGCCGTCGAGCACGGCTATGAGCTCCGCTTCATCGAGCAGATGCCGCTCGACGCCCAGCACGGCTGGAAGCGGGACGGCATGATCACCGCGGGCCACATCCTGACGTCGCTGCGTACGCGCTTCACGCTCACCCCCGAAGGCGACGACGAGCGCGGCTCCGCGCCCGCCGAGCGCTGGGTGGTCGACGGCGGCCCGCACACCGTGGGCGTCATCGCCTCGGTGACCCGCCCGTTCTGCCGGGCCTGCGACCGAACCCGGCTGACCGCCGACGGCCAGGTGCGCACCTGCCTGTTCGCCCGCGAGGAGTCCGACCTGCGCGGCGCGCTGCGCTCGGGCGCCCCCGACGAGGAGATCGCCCGGCTCTGGAAGCTGGCGATGTGGGGAAAGAAGGCCGGATCCGGCCTGGACGACCCCTCTTTCCTTCAGCCGGACCGGCCGATGTCAGCGATCGGCGGCTGACCCGGCCGACTCCCACTCGGCGAGCGTCACCACGTCCTTCAAGAAGCCCCGTACGCCCAGGAATTGGGAGAGGTGCTCGCGGTGCTCCGCACAGGCGAGCCACGTCTTGCGGCGCGTGGGGGTGTGGACCTTCGGGTTGTTCCAGGCGAGCACCCAGACGGCATCCGCCCGGCAGCCCTTGGCGGAACAGATGGGGTTCTCGTCACTCGTCTCGTCACTCACAGAGACATTGTGCGTCATCCGGGCCCGCACAAAAGGGCGACGCCGAGCAGCCACGGGGGGAGCTGCCCGGCGTCGGTCCGTCGCTCCGACGGGGGATGCGGAGCGCCTACGAAGTATGGCATGGGGCACCCGGTGTCGGGCACCGGAACTTCATGATTGATCTGAGGTTTTCCTGAGGTTCGCGGACGGTGACGGATCAAGACCGTCCGTGTCACCGGGGCTCGTGGCTCCCATCCGCGGGTTCCGTCGTGGATTCCGCGGTGCCGCCCACCGGGGCGGCGCCCAGGGCCGGCCGGGTCGGCGCCGGAATGAACGTCGAGGGAAGCGAAGTGACGTTCTCCCGGCCCGCGTTGGCGAACACCACGGCCACATAGGGCAGCAGTGCGCCGAGCACCAGCGTCACGATGGCGACAGGGCGCTCGACGTTCCACAGCACCGCGGTCAGCACCACCGAGACGGTGCGGACCGACATCGAGATCACATAGCGGCGCTGCCTGCCCCGCACGTCCTCGGCCAGCCCCTGGCGCGCCCCCGTGATCCGGAAGACCTGACCGCTGCTCTGCTTCCGCATCACGTTCCACCGCCTGAGTTCCACCGCGGGCGCTCCCCGGCCCGGACTGATATCACCGTACGCCGGGGGTCCGCCGGGTTCGAGACCGGGGCGGCTCTTACCTGCGCGGATGCCGCAGTACCGACCACGTACGGACGTATCCGACATGCACCGTACGGAGTACGGGCAGACACTGGCCGCGGGCAGAGAGCCTGACGGGCAGGAAGAAGGGGCGGCCCCGTGACGGGGCCGCCCCTTCTCGTGTTCTGCGGTCAGACGCCGGTGACCTCGATGGCCGCGAGGTTCTTCTTGCCCCGGCGCAGCACGAGCCAGCGCCCGTGCAGCAGGTCGCCGTCGCCCACCACGGCGTCCTCGGCACTCACCTTCACGTTGTTCACGTAGGCGCCGCCCTCCTTCACGGTGCGGCGGGCGGCCGACTTGCTCGCCACCAGGCCCACCTCGGCGAACAGGTCGGTGACCAGGCCGAGTTCGGACACCTTGGCGTGCGGCAGCTCGGCCAGCGCGGCGGCCAGCGTCGACTCGTCCAGTTCGGTCAGCTCACCCTGGCCGAACAGCGCCTTGGACGCCGCGATCACGGCCGCGCACTGGTCGGCGCCGTGCACCAGCGTGGTCAGCTCCTCGGCGAGCGCGCGCTGCGCGGTACGCGCCTGCGGACGCTCCTCGGTGAGCTTCTCGATCTCCTCGATTTCCTCGCGGGACTTGAAGCTGAAGATCCGCAGGAACTTCGAGATGTCCCGGTCGTCCGCGTTCAGCCAGAACTGGTAGAAGGCGTACGGCGTGGTCTTCTCGGGGTCGAGCCAGACCGTGCCGGACTCCGTCTTGCCGAACTTGGTGCCGTCCGCCTTGGTGATCAGCGGCGTGGCCAGCGCGTGCACCTCGGCGTCGGGCTCGACCCGGTGGATCAGGTCGGTGCCCGCCGTGAGGTTGCCCCACTGGTCGCTGCCGCCGGTCTGCAGCGTGCAGCCGTACCTCCGGTTGAGCTCAAGGAAGTCCATGCCCTGCAGGATCTGGTAGCTGAACTCGGTGTAGCTGATGCCCGTGTCGGAGTTGAGCCGCCGCGAGACGGCCTCCTTCGCGATCATCTTGTTGACCCGGAAGTACTTCCCGACGTCCCGCAGGAAGTCGATCGCCGACAGGCCCGACGTCCAGTCCAGGTTGTTGACCATCGTCGCGGCGTGCGGGCCCTCGAAGTCGAGGAACCGCTCGATCTGGCCGCGCAGCCGCTCGACCCAGCCCGCCACGACCTCCGGCGCGTTCAGCGTGCGCTCCGAGTTGGGCTTCGGGTCGCCGATCAGGCCGGTGGCGCCGCCCACCAGGCCCAGCGGCCGGTTCCCCGCCAGCTGGATCCGGCGCATCGTGAGGATCTGCACCAGGTTGCCCAGGTGCAGGCTGGGCGCGGTCGGGTCGAAGCCGCAATAGAACGTGACGGGACCGTCCGCGAACGCCTTGCGCAATGCGTCCTCGTCAGTGGAGAGGGCGATCAGCCCACGCCACTGCAGTTCGTCGACGATGTCCGTCACGGTTCCGGGTCTCCTTGTGATGGTCGTGGTGGGACCGCCAGTCTAGGCGGGTCACACGCCCTGGCTGACCGAGCTCATATTGAAGTCGGGAACGCGCAGCGCGGGCATCGCCGCCCGCGTGAAGTAGTCGCTCCACTCCCTGGGCAGGGTCTTCCCGGTGCGCCCGGCCTCAGTGGCCCGGGACAGCAGGTCCACCGGGGACTCGTTGAAGCGGAAGTTGTTCACCTCGCCGACCACCTCGCCGTTCTCCACGAGATAGACGCCGTCCCGGGTCAGGCCGGTCAGGAGCAGCGTCGCCGGGTCCACCTCGCGGATGTACCACAGGCAGGTCACCAGCAGGCCCCGCTCGGTGGCGGCGACCATCTCGTCCAGGGTCCGCTCACCGCCGCCGTCCAGGATCAGGTTCCCGGGCGAGGGGGCGACGGGCAGGCCGGTGAGCCGCGCGCTGTGCCGGGTGGTGACCAGGTGCTCCAGACGGCCTTCGCGCATCCAGTCGGTCGGGGTGATGGGGAGCCCGTTGTCGAACACCGACTCGCTGTCGCCCGAGGCGTGCGCCACCATGAACGGCGCGTACTCCAGGCCCGGGTGGTTCGGGTCGCTGCGCAGGGTGAGCGGCAGGGCGGAGAGCTTCTCGCCGATCCGGGTGCCGCCGCCCTTGCGGGAGAAGACGGTACGGCCCTCGTCGGCGTCCCGGGCCGCGGCCGACCACATCTGGTAGATCAGCAGATCGGCCACGGCGGAGGGCGGCAGCAGCGTCTCGTACCGTCCGGCGGGCAGTTCGACGCGGCGTTCGGCCCAGCGGAGCCTGCGGGCGAGCTCCTCGTCGAGGGCGCCCGGGTCGACGTCCTTGAAGTCGGCCGTCGAGCGGCCGGCCCACGCCGAACGCGTGCGGTCCAAGGACTTGGCGTTCAGCTCCAGGGTGCCGTTGGGCTGGTCATGGCGCAGCCGCAGGCCGGTGGACGTACCGAGGTAGGTGGAGGTCAGCTCGTGGTTGGCGAAGCCGTACAGCTCGCGCTCGCCCGCCTTGGCGCGGGCGAAGGCCTCACCGAGCGCGGGCGCGAAGTCGGCGAACACGGCCGAGCCGGTCTCCGCGGGGGCGTCGGTGAAGTCCGGCGACAGCGGGACCCCGGTGATCAGCGGCTGCGCGTCCTCGGCGGGGCCCGCCCCGCGCGCGGCCGCCTCGGCGGCGCGCACCAGCGGCTCCAGGTCGGCCGCGGTGACGGCCGACCGCGACACGACACCGGACGCGGTGCCCTCGGCACCGTCCACCGTCGCGATCACGGTCAGGGTCCGCCCGCGGGTGACTCCGTTGGTGGTCAGCGCGTTGCCGGCCCAGCGCAGGTTCGCAGAGGAGCGCTCGTCGGCGATGACGACGCAGCCGTCGGCGGTGGACAGTTCCAGGGCCCGCTCGACGATCTCGTGCGGCTTGACGGTCGTACGGGAGCTCATCGCCCGGCCTCCTGCGTGGTGTTGAGACTGTGCCGACCCCGGGGAAAGCCCCCGGACCCCCAGCCGGGGGCGCTTCGGTGGGAACCGTGACTCATCGACCCGCCTCCTGCGTGGTGTTCAGAATGTTGACGCCGCGGAACAGCGCGGAGGGGCAGCCGTGCGAGACCGCCGCCACCTGGCCCGGCTGGGCCTTTCCGCAGTTGAAGGCGCCGCCCAGGACATAGGTCTGGGGGCCGCCGACCTTCTCCATGGAGCCCCAGAAGTCGGTGGTGGTCGCCTGGTAGGCGACGTCGCGGAGCTGGCCGGCGAGCCGGCCGTTCTCGATCCGGAAGAACCGCTGGCCGGTGAACTGGAAGTTGTAGCGCTGCATGTCGATCGACCAGGACCGGTCGCCGACCACGTAGATGCCGCGCTCCACACCGCCGATCAGGTCCTCGGTGGAGAGCCCGCCCGGGTCCGGCCGGAGCGAGACGTTCGCCATCCGCTGGACCGGCACGTGCCCGGGGGAGTCCGCGTACGCGCAGCCGTTGGAGCGGCCGAGCCCCGTCAACTTCGCGATGCGGCGGTCGAGTTGGTAGCCGACGAGCGTGCCGTCCTTCACCAGGTCCCAGGACTGCGCCGCCACGCCCTCGTCGTCGTAGCCGATGGTCGCGAGCCCGTGCTCGGCGGTCCGGTCGCCGGTCACGTTCATCACCGGCGAGCCGTACGTCAGCTTGCCCAGCTGGTCGAAGGTGGCGAACGACGTCCCCGCGTACGCCGCCTCGTAGCCGAGCGCCCGGTCCAGTTCGGTGGCGTGGCCGATCGACTCGTGGATGGTCAGCCACAGGTTGGACGGGTCCACGACCAGGTCGTAGCGCCCGCCCTCGACGCTCGGCGCCCGCATCTTCTCAGCCAGAAGCGAAGGGATCTCTTCCAGTTCGGTGTCCCAGTCCCAGCCGGTGCCGGTCAGGTACTCCCAGCCGCGCCCCACCGGCGGTGCGATCGTCCGCATCGAGTCGAACTCGCCGGTCGTGCGGTCCACCGCGATGGCGGTGAGTTGCGGGTGCAGCCGCACTCGCTGCTGGGTGGTCACGGTGCCCGCCGTGTCCGCGTAGAACTTGTTCTCGTGGACGGTGAGCAGCGAGGCGTCCACGTGCTCCACGCCGTCGGCGCGCAGCAGCCGGGCGCTCCACTCGGCGAGCAGCGCGCTCTTGTCCTCGTCCGGCACCGCGAACGGGTCGATCTCGTACGAGGAGATCCAGGTCTTCTCGGAGTGCACCGGCTCGGCCGCCAGCTCGACCCGCTCGTTGGACCCCGCAGCCGCGATGACCTGCGCGGACAGCTTGGCCATGGCCACCGCCTGGGAGGCGACCTTGGCCGCCGCGTCCATCGTCAGATCGACGCCGGAGGCGAATCCCCAGGCCCCGCCGTGCACCACCCGGACCGCGTAGCCGAGGTCGGTGGTGTCGGAGGAGCCGGCGGGCCGGGCGTCGCGCAGCCGCCAGGCCGCGCTGCGCACCCGCTCGAACCGGAAGTCGGCGTGGTCGGCGCCGAGGGCGCGGGATCGGGCGAGCGCCGCGTCGGCGAGGGCCCGCAGCGGCAGCGCCGTGAAGGCTTCGTCGATGGAATGGGTCCCAGATGGCACAGTTGTCTCCCTGTCGTATGAGACCGGACGCCCCGATCATGTCGCGCCGATGGGCCTCGTGACTACGGCTTTCTGTAGGGATCCGACAGCGCTCGTTCTGCGCCACTGTCACGGCTCGATTCCTCGTAGACCGGGCGGTACCGATAGTTTGCGGGGAGTACGAATCCGCCTATCGAAAGGGTGATCCGTTGAGCCGCTCGGTTCTCGTCACCGGAGGTAACCGGGGCATCGGCCTCGCCATCGCCCGCGCATTCGCCGAGAGCGGCGACAAGGTAGCGATCACGTACCGCTCCGGAGAGCCGCCGGCCGTCTTGGCGGAACTGGGGTGCCTCGCCGTCAAGTGCGACATCACCGACGCCGAGCAGGTGGAGCAGGCGTACAAGGAGGTCGAGGACGCGCACGGTCCCGTCGAGGTGCTCGTCGCCAATGCCGGCGTCACCAAGGACCAGCTCCTGATGCGGATGTCCGAGGAGGACTTCACGTCCGTCCTCGACACCAACCTCACCGGCACCTTCCGCGTCGTCAAGCGCGCCAACCGCGCCATGCTGCGCGCCAAGAAGGGCCGCGTGGTGCTGATCTCCTCGGTCGTCGGGCTGCTCGGCTCGGCGGGCCAGGCCAACTACGCCGCCTCCAAGGCGGGCCTGGTCGGCTTCGCCCGGTCACTCGCTCGCGAGCTCGGCTCCCGCAACATCACTTTCAACGTCGTCGCGCCCGGTTTCGTCGACACCGACATGACCAAGGTGCTCACCGAGGAGCAGCGCGCGGGCATCGTGTCCCAGGTGCCGCTGGGCCGCTACGCGCAGCCCGAGGAGATCGCCGCCGCGGTGAAGTTCCTCGCCTCCGACGACGCCTCGTACATCACTGGAGCCGTCATCCCCGTTGACGGCGGATTGGGCATGGGTCACTGATCACCATGAGCGGAATTCTCGACGGCAAGCGCATCCTCATCACGGGTGTGCTGATGGAGTCCTCCATCGCCTTCCACGCGGCCAAGGTCGCGCAGGAGCAGGGCGCGGAGATCATCCTCACCGCGTTCCCGCGGCCCACCCTCACCGAGCGCATCGCCAAGAAGCTCCCCAAGCCCGCCAAGGTCATCGAGCTCGACGTGACCAACCAGGAGCACCT
Coding sequences:
- a CDS encoding metallopeptidase TldD-related protein — encoded protein: MSSRTTVKPHEIVERALELSTADGCVVIADERSSANLRWAGNALTTNGVTRGRTLTVIATVDGAEGTASGVVSRSAVTAADLEPLVRAAEAAARGAGPAEDAQPLITGVPLSPDFTDAPAETGSAVFADFAPALGEAFARAKAGERELYGFANHELTSTYLGTSTGLRLRHDQPNGTLELNAKSLDRTRSAWAGRSTADFKDVDPGALDEELARRLRWAERRVELPAGRYETLLPPSAVADLLIYQMWSAAARDADEGRTVFSRKGGGTRIGEKLSALPLTLRSDPNHPGLEYAPFMVAHASGDSESVFDNGLPITPTDWMREGRLEHLVTTRHSARLTGLPVAPSPGNLILDGGGERTLDEMVAATERGLLVTCLWYIREVDPATLLLTGLTRDGVYLVENGEVVGEVNNFRFNESPVDLLSRATEAGRTGKTLPREWSDYFTRAAMPALRVPDFNMSSVSQGV
- a CDS encoding TldD/PmbA family protein gives rise to the protein MDEAFTALPLRALADAALARSRALGADHADFRFERVRSAAWRLRDARPAGSSDTTDLGYAVRVVHGGAWGFASGVDLTMDAAAKVASQAVAMAKLSAQVIAAAGSNERVELAAEPVHSEKTWISSYEIDPFAVPDEDKSALLAEWSARLLRADGVEHVDASLLTVHENKFYADTAGTVTTQQRVRLHPQLTAIAVDRTTGEFDSMRTIAPPVGRGWEYLTGTGWDWDTELEEIPSLLAEKMRAPSVEGGRYDLVVDPSNLWLTIHESIGHATELDRALGYEAAYAGTSFATFDQLGKLTYGSPVMNVTGDRTAEHGLATIGYDDEGVAAQSWDLVKDGTLVGYQLDRRIAKLTGLGRSNGCAYADSPGHVPVQRMANVSLRPDPGGLSTEDLIGGVERGIYVVGDRSWSIDMQRYNFQFTGQRFFRIENGRLAGQLRDVAYQATTTDFWGSMEKVGGPQTYVLGGAFNCGKAQPGQVAAVSHGCPSALFRGVNILNTTQEAGR
- the fabG gene encoding 3-oxoacyl-[acyl-carrier-protein] reductase gives rise to the protein MSRSVLVTGGNRGIGLAIARAFAESGDKVAITYRSGEPPAVLAELGCLAVKCDITDAEQVEQAYKEVEDAHGPVEVLVANAGVTKDQLLMRMSEEDFTSVLDTNLTGTFRVVKRANRAMLRAKKGRVVLISSVVGLLGSAGQANYAASKAGLVGFARSLARELGSRNITFNVVAPGFVDTDMTKVLTEEQRAGIVSQVPLGRYAQPEEIAAAVKFLASDDASYITGAVIPVDGGLGMGH